One Gelria sp. Kuro-4 DNA segment encodes these proteins:
- a CDS encoding DUF177 domain-containing protein, translated as MEVDVGSIKYSAGAVLKVELKERWGSFAWGGTEVKVLDPVAVKLTLTNTGEIILADGSLKTTLLLTCSRCLEAFPYALEAPFVIGYKERKKHRSEEEPENEDLEVRGFSGDRIDITEDVRDTLFLALPMKPLCRPDCRGLCPHCGKNLNEGPCSCRGDEVDPRLAVLRDLFKEGK; from the coding sequence GTGGAGGTAGATGTCGGCTCGATTAAGTATTCTGCCGGCGCCGTCCTTAAGGTGGAACTCAAGGAGCGCTGGGGCTCGTTTGCCTGGGGCGGTACCGAGGTAAAGGTGCTCGACCCGGTTGCGGTCAAGCTGACGCTCACAAATACAGGCGAGATTATCCTGGCCGATGGATCGCTCAAGACCACGCTGCTGCTCACGTGTAGCCGTTGCCTGGAAGCTTTTCCTTACGCCCTGGAAGCGCCGTTCGTCATCGGCTACAAGGAACGAAAGAAACACCGCAGTGAAGAAGAACCGGAGAACGAGGATCTGGAGGTCAGAGGGTTCAGCGGCGACCGCATCGACATCACCGAGGATGTAAGGGATACGCTGTTTCTGGCACTGCCCATGAAACCTCTTTGCCGGCCGGATTGCCGGGGCCTGTGTCCGCATTGCGGGAAGAACCTCAACGAGGGACCCTGCAGCTGCCGGGGAGACGAGGTGGATCCGCGCCTGGCTGTTCTCCGCGACTTGTTCAAAGAAGGAAAATAA
- the rpmF gene encoding 50S ribosomal protein L32 produces the protein MAQPKKKMSRARTHRRRAQWKLAVPGLIRCPQCHELTLPHRVCPACGYYGAKEVVKVEKAE, from the coding sequence ATGGCGCAACCAAAAAAGAAGATGTCCCGCGCCCGCACTCATAGGCGGCGTGCCCAGTGGAAGCTGGCCGTTCCGGGGCTTATCCGTTGCCCGCAGTGTCATGAACTGACCCTGCCGCACCGCGTATGCCCTGCCTGTGGCTATTACGGGGCTAAAGAAGTAGTAAAAGTAGAGAAAGCGGAGTAG
- the fapR gene encoding transcription factor FapR, with amino-acid sequence MGTRRWPKSERLAAVRRAVEEDPFLTDEELARRFGVSSQTIRLDRLELSIPEVRARTRRVAEGAYRQLRAVRGREIVGELYELQRGVSALSVLTTTPDMVFEKSGVVRGHFIFAQAESLALAVIDAEVALTGVANIKYKLPVCVGDTLVARAEVTRRRQNKYFVTVRTQKKGREVFRAKFIMVSLDEGSGAV; translated from the coding sequence ATGGGTACGCGCCGGTGGCCGAAGAGTGAGCGCCTGGCCGCCGTGCGGCGCGCGGTGGAGGAGGACCCCTTTCTCACCGATGAGGAACTGGCACGGCGCTTCGGCGTCAGCAGCCAGACCATCCGCCTGGACCGCCTGGAGCTTAGTATCCCCGAAGTGCGGGCACGCACCCGGCGCGTGGCCGAAGGGGCGTACCGCCAGCTGCGCGCCGTGCGCGGCCGGGAAATCGTCGGCGAGCTGTACGAGCTCCAGCGGGGTGTGAGCGCCCTTTCGGTTTTGACCACTACCCCGGACATGGTCTTTGAAAAGTCGGGAGTGGTGCGCGGGCACTTTATCTTTGCCCAGGCTGAGTCGCTGGCCCTGGCCGTGATCGATGCCGAGGTGGCGCTTACCGGCGTGGCCAATATCAAGTACAAGCTGCCGGTGTGCGTGGGCGATACCTTGGTGGCCCGCGCCGAGGTTACCCGGCGGCGGCAGAACAAGTACTTTGTAACCGTGCGCACGCAGAAAAAGGGACGTGAGGTTTTCCGCGCCAAGTTCATCATGGTGTCTCTGGACGAAGGGAGCGGTGCCGTGTGA
- the plsX gene encoding phosphate acyltransferase PlsX, protein MKIAVDAMGGDFAPLEVVRGAVAAARAGEAEILLVGEPGAIEAVGAEAGLPCPGVEVVAARERVAMGEHPAEALRHKKDSSLAVGARLVKEGRAGALVSAGNTGAAMAFSLFTLGRLPGVERPAIAAPFPTTRGFAVLIDAGANVEVKPHYLLQFAQMGSLYAASVLKLTRPRVGLLNVGAESGKGTPVLQEACRLLTASGLNFIGNIEGRDVPLGAADVIVCDGFSGNVLLKFAEGLAEGLFSLLKQELLAGFSTRAGAYLARPALKRLKAKMDYAEYGGAPLLGLKGLTIISHGSSDARAIHNAIRAARESLEQDVVGKIAALAQAAPNDAGSEA, encoded by the coding sequence GTGAAGATTGCGGTGGACGCCATGGGCGGCGACTTTGCCCCGCTGGAGGTGGTGCGGGGGGCCGTGGCGGCGGCCCGTGCCGGCGAGGCGGAGATCCTCTTGGTGGGGGAGCCGGGTGCCATCGAAGCGGTGGGCGCCGAGGCCGGCCTGCCCTGCCCCGGCGTTGAGGTGGTTGCGGCCCGGGAGCGCGTGGCGATGGGCGAGCATCCGGCGGAGGCGCTGCGGCACAAGAAAGACAGTTCCCTCGCGGTGGGCGCGCGGCTGGTGAAGGAAGGGCGTGCGGGGGCCCTGGTTTCAGCGGGCAACACGGGTGCAGCTATGGCCTTTTCGCTCTTTACCCTGGGACGCCTGCCCGGCGTTGAGCGGCCGGCCATCGCCGCGCCCTTTCCCACCACACGGGGCTTTGCCGTTCTCATCGATGCCGGGGCCAACGTGGAGGTAAAGCCGCATTACCTGCTCCAGTTCGCCCAGATGGGCAGCCTGTATGCCGCGAGCGTACTTAAGCTGACGCGCCCGCGGGTGGGGCTGCTCAACGTGGGCGCGGAAAGCGGGAAGGGAACGCCGGTCTTGCAGGAAGCGTGCAGGCTGCTTACGGCCTCAGGCCTGAACTTCATCGGCAACATCGAGGGGCGGGACGTCCCGCTGGGGGCGGCCGATGTCATCGTTTGTGACGGCTTCAGCGGCAACGTCCTCCTTAAATTTGCCGAGGGCTTGGCAGAGGGCCTCTTCAGCCTGCTCAAGCAGGAACTTCTGGCCGGCTTCAGCACCCGGGCCGGCGCTTATTTGGCCCGTCCCGCCTTGAAGCGCCTGAAAGCGAAAATGGACTACGCTGAATACGGCGGCGCACCACTTCTCGGCCTAAAGGGCCTGACCATCATCAGCCACGGCTCTTCGGACGCGCGGGCCATTCATAACGCCATCCGGGCAGCGCGCGAATCCTTGGAACAAGATGTGGTGGGCAAAATAGCCGCCCTGGCGCAAGCTGCGCCTAATGATGCAGGAAGCGAGGCTTAA
- a CDS encoding beta-ketoacyl-ACP synthase III, giving the protein MNEQRGVKILGWGQALPERVLTNQDLERMVETSDEWIVSRTGIRERRIAAAETAASDLAVVAAREALQRAEVAPAQIDLIIVATVTPDMAFPATACLVQSALAAGRAAAFDLEAGCSGFLYALATAREFIAGGTYDHVLVVGVDLLSKITDWQDRNTCVLFGDGAGAVVLGPAAPGQGILSTYLGCDGAGGELLCLPAGGSRQPLTPENLAAGRQYIHMNGPEVFKFAVRIMGEAAVKALERAGLELQDVTYLVPHQANLRIIDAAARRLKLPPERVLVNLDRYGNMSSASIPVALAEAADAGRFHPGDILVLVGFGAGLTWGAAAVRW; this is encoded by the coding sequence ATGAACGAGCAGCGCGGGGTCAAGATACTGGGTTGGGGTCAGGCGCTGCCTGAGCGGGTGCTTACCAACCAGGACCTTGAAAGAATGGTAGAGACATCGGACGAGTGGATTGTGAGCCGTACGGGCATTCGGGAACGGCGCATCGCCGCAGCGGAGACGGCCGCCTCCGACCTGGCGGTGGTCGCTGCCCGGGAGGCGCTGCAGCGGGCTGAAGTGGCGCCGGCGCAAATCGACCTCATCATTGTTGCCACCGTGACGCCCGACATGGCCTTTCCGGCCACGGCCTGCCTGGTGCAGAGCGCTTTGGCTGCCGGCCGGGCCGCCGCTTTTGACCTGGAGGCCGGTTGTTCCGGCTTCCTGTACGCGCTGGCAACGGCCCGGGAGTTTATCGCCGGCGGAACTTACGATCATGTCCTTGTCGTCGGGGTGGATCTACTCTCGAAAATCACCGACTGGCAGGACCGCAACACCTGCGTGCTCTTCGGCGACGGCGCCGGTGCGGTGGTGCTGGGCCCGGCGGCCCCGGGCCAGGGTATTCTCTCCACCTATCTCGGTTGCGACGGCGCGGGCGGCGAGCTCCTCTGCCTGCCGGCGGGGGGTTCGCGGCAGCCGCTCACGCCGGAGAACCTGGCGGCGGGCCGGCAGTACATTCACATGAACGGACCGGAGGTCTTTAAGTTTGCAGTGCGGATCATGGGTGAAGCGGCGGTTAAGGCCCTGGAGCGCGCCGGCCTGGAGCTTCAGGATGTGACGTACCTGGTGCCGCACCAGGCCAACCTGCGCATCATCGACGCGGCCGCCCGCCGGCTGAAGCTACCGCCGGAACGGGTGCTGGTGAACCTGGACCGCTACGGCAACATGTCTTCGGCGTCTATCCCGGTGGCCCTGGCGGAGGCGGCCGACGCCGGGCGCTTTCACCCCGGCGATATCCTGGTGCTGGTCGGCTTTGGCGCCGGCCTTACCTGGGGCGCTGCTGCAGTACGCTGGTAA
- the fabK gene encoding enoyl-[acyl-carrier-protein] reductase FabK, producing MRTALCDLLGIDYPVLQGGMAWVATAELAAAVSNAGGLGIIGAGNMTGELITAEIRKCRALTDRPFGVNVYYLSPFVEEVMAAVIAERVPVVTTGAGNPGKHIERLHAGGTKVIPVVASVALAKRLERVGADALIAEGMECGGHIGEITTMALVPQVVAAVDIPVIAAGGIADGRGLAAALALGAQGVQMGTRFVLSEECTVHPRYKEALLKARDRSTVVTGASTGHPVRVLENKLAREFLERERAGASREELEKLGTGKLRAAVRDGDVEYGSVMSGQIAGYIAKVLPVRDIIATMVQEADAVLAELARRAASNARDVHILEV from the coding sequence ATGCGGACAGCTCTTTGCGACCTGCTCGGCATTGATTATCCCGTTCTGCAAGGCGGCATGGCCTGGGTGGCCACGGCGGAGCTGGCGGCGGCGGTGTCCAATGCCGGCGGCCTGGGCATCATCGGTGCCGGCAACATGACGGGCGAGCTCATCACCGCTGAGATCCGCAAGTGCCGGGCGCTCACGGACCGCCCGTTTGGCGTCAACGTCTACTATCTCTCGCCCTTTGTGGAAGAGGTGATGGCAGCGGTCATCGCCGAGCGCGTTCCGGTGGTGACCACGGGCGCGGGCAACCCGGGCAAGCACATCGAACGGCTGCATGCCGGCGGCACCAAGGTGATCCCGGTGGTGGCCTCGGTGGCCCTGGCCAAGCGCTTGGAACGCGTGGGAGCCGACGCCCTCATCGCCGAGGGCATGGAGTGCGGGGGGCACATCGGTGAGATCACCACCATGGCGTTGGTGCCCCAGGTGGTGGCGGCTGTGGACATACCTGTGATCGCCGCCGGCGGCATCGCCGACGGCCGCGGCCTGGCGGCGGCCCTGGCCCTGGGCGCCCAGGGCGTGCAGATGGGGACCCGGTTCGTCCTGAGCGAGGAGTGCACCGTACACCCGCGCTACAAGGAGGCCCTCCTCAAGGCCCGGGACCGCTCCACGGTGGTCACGGGGGCCAGTACCGGGCACCCGGTGCGGGTGCTGGAGAACAAACTGGCCCGCGAGTTCCTTGAGCGGGAGCGGGCCGGGGCGAGCCGGGAGGAACTCGAAAAGCTGGGCACCGGTAAGCTGCGTGCGGCGGTGCGCGACGGTGACGTGGAGTACGGTTCGGTGATGTCCGGCCAGATCGCCGGGTACATCGCTAAAGTTTTACCGGTGCGGGACATCATCGCCACCATGGTGCAGGAAGCAGACGCGGTGCTGGCGGAACTGGCCCGGCGGGCTGCTTCGAACGCCCGAGACGTGCATATTCTGGAGGTGTGA
- the fabD gene encoding ACP S-malonyltransferase, whose translation MAKIGLLFPGQGAQYVGMGQDLARRYPKARALFAEADAALGFPLSELCFTGPEEELTLTANTQPAVLATSIACWEILKDYGVKPAVTAGLSLGEYSAHVSAGTLDFAEAVRLVRKRGEFMESAVPSGQGTMAAVLGLSREEVEEVCRAAAGMGVVEPANYNCPGQIVIAGETAAVTAAAELALARGAKKVIPLKVSGPFHSRLLAPAGERLAGELARVSLSDPDLPVVANVTAQYVRDKEEVKDLLVKQVSHPVLWEDSVQRMLADGVDTFIEVGPGRALSGFVKKIDRRARCLQVGDLSSLQNTLAELEGVG comes from the coding sequence GTGGCAAAGATAGGGCTCCTGTTCCCCGGCCAGGGTGCGCAGTACGTGGGCATGGGCCAGGACCTGGCCCGCCGGTATCCCAAGGCACGGGCGCTCTTTGCCGAGGCCGATGCGGCGCTGGGCTTTCCCTTAAGCGAGCTCTGCTTTACAGGCCCGGAGGAGGAGCTGACCCTCACCGCCAATACCCAACCCGCCGTCCTGGCTACCAGTATAGCCTGCTGGGAGATTCTGAAGGATTACGGGGTCAAGCCGGCCGTTACCGCCGGCCTCAGCCTGGGCGAGTACTCGGCCCACGTGAGCGCCGGGACGCTGGACTTTGCGGAAGCGGTGCGGCTGGTGCGCAAGCGCGGCGAGTTTATGGAAAGCGCCGTGCCCAGCGGTCAGGGTACCATGGCGGCTGTCCTGGGGTTGAGCCGGGAAGAGGTGGAGGAGGTCTGCCGCGCGGCTGCCGGCATGGGGGTGGTGGAGCCGGCCAACTACAACTGCCCGGGGCAGATCGTCATCGCGGGGGAGACCGCCGCGGTGACCGCGGCGGCGGAGCTCGCCCTGGCGCGCGGCGCCAAGAAGGTGATTCCCCTCAAGGTGAGCGGGCCGTTTCACTCCCGGCTGCTGGCGCCGGCCGGCGAGCGCCTGGCCGGGGAGCTGGCGCGGGTCAGCCTGAGCGACCCCGACCTGCCGGTGGTGGCCAACGTGACGGCCCAGTACGTGCGGGACAAGGAAGAGGTTAAAGACCTCTTGGTCAAGCAGGTGAGCCACCCGGTGCTCTGGGAGGACTCGGTGCAGCGGATGCTGGCCGACGGGGTGGATACCTTCATCGAGGTGGGACCAGGACGAGCCCTTTCGGGCTTCGTCAAAAAGATCGATCGCCGGGCCCGCTGCCTCCAGGTGGGCGACTTGAGCTCGCTCCAAAATACCCTTGCAGAGCTTGAGGGGGTTGGATAA
- the fabG gene encoding 3-oxoacyl-[acyl-carrier-protein] reductase, producing MVLIPGAAVVTGGSRGIGRAIALELARLGAPVAVNYAGRAEAAREVVELITAAGGRAVAVQADVAQAAEAGRLLAEAEAALGPVGILVNNAGITRDGLLLRMKEEDWDAVLNTNLSGVFHCTQAALRGMLKRRRGRIVNTASIVGLTGNAGQANYAAAKAGIIGFTKSVAREVAGRGITVNAVAPGFIATEMTTKLPAEVREAYRSRIPLGRFGEPEDVARAVAFLASEAAAYITGQVLAVDGGLAM from the coding sequence ATGGTATTGATTCCAGGGGCCGCCGTAGTCACCGGTGGTTCGCGCGGTATCGGCCGCGCGATCGCTCTAGAGCTGGCCCGCCTGGGGGCTCCAGTGGCGGTGAATTACGCCGGCCGGGCGGAAGCGGCCCGGGAGGTGGTCGAGCTTATCACGGCGGCAGGCGGCCGGGCCGTGGCCGTACAGGCCGACGTGGCCCAAGCGGCGGAGGCGGGGCGGCTGCTGGCAGAGGCCGAAGCAGCCCTGGGGCCGGTGGGGATCCTGGTCAATAACGCCGGCATCACCCGCGACGGGCTGCTGCTGCGCATGAAGGAAGAAGACTGGGACGCGGTTTTAAATACTAATTTAAGCGGCGTCTTTCACTGTACGCAGGCAGCGCTGCGGGGCATGCTGAAGCGGCGCCGGGGGCGCATTGTGAACACCGCCTCCATTGTGGGCCTGACCGGCAATGCCGGGCAGGCGAATTACGCGGCCGCCAAGGCCGGGATCATTGGTTTTACCAAGTCGGTGGCCAGGGAGGTTGCAGGACGGGGGATTACGGTCAACGCCGTGGCGCCCGGCTTCATCGCCACCGAGATGACGACCAAGCTGCCCGCGGAGGTACGAGAAGCGTACCGGAGCCGTATCCCCCTGGGGCGCTTCGGGGAGCCGGAGGACGTAGCCCGGGCTGTGGCCTTTCTCGCCAGCGAAGCGGCCGCCTACATAACCGGCCAGGTGCTGGCCGTGGACGGCGGGCTGGCGATGTAG
- the acpP gene encoding acyl carrier protein, which produces MAIFDRVKEIIVDQLGVDEEAVTPEASFVEDLGADSLDIVELVMALEEEFGIEIPDEDAEKIATVGDAVEYIKANS; this is translated from the coding sequence GTGGCCATTTTCGACCGCGTCAAGGAGATCATTGTTGACCAGTTGGGGGTAGATGAGGAGGCGGTGACGCCAGAGGCCTCTTTCGTCGAGGACCTGGGAGCCGACTCCCTCGATATCGTTGAACTGGTGATGGCGCTCGAAGAGGAGTTCGGGATCGAGATTCCCGATGAGGACGCTGAGAAGATCGCTACCGTAGGTGATGCGGTGGAATACATCAAGGCGAATTCGTAG